The following are encoded together in the Cicer arietinum cultivar CDC Frontier isolate Library 1 chromosome 2, Cicar.CDCFrontier_v2.0, whole genome shotgun sequence genome:
- the LOC101490867 gene encoding thioredoxin H2, with translation MGSNSFNFLYVNRPSNPSHVLTFHSTAKWNAHFAAFKETDKLMVIDFTAKWCRPCKLMDPIMQEFASKYTHVEFIKLDVDEIMGVSQRFEVHALPTFILVKKGKVVDKVVGVKKEELRRMIEKNRN, from the exons ATGGGATCCAACTCATTTAACTTTTTGTATGTTAATAGACCATCAAACCCTTCCCATGTACTTACCTTCCATTCTACTGCTAAATGGAATGCTCATTTTGCTGCTTTCAAAGAAACTGATAAATTG ATGGTTATTGATTTCACAGCTAAATGGTGTCGACCTTGCAAACTTATGGACCCAATTATGCAAGAGTTTGCTTCAAAATACACTCATGTTGAGTTCATTAAGCTTGATGTGGATGAGATAATG GGAGTGTCTCAAAGATTTGAGGTGCATGCATTGCCAACTTTCATACTTGTTAAGAAAGGAAAAGTTGTTGATAAAGTGGTTGGGGTTAAAAAGGAAGAGCTACGAAGGATgattgaaaaaaatagaaactaa